In one window of Myxocyprinus asiaticus isolate MX2 ecotype Aquarium Trade chromosome 43, UBuf_Myxa_2, whole genome shotgun sequence DNA:
- the LOC127433585 gene encoding nucleoplasmin-like: MSKTEKPLSTLWGCELSESNKEESFKTDDTNHQHQLALRTMCLGHTAKDEFNIIELVTGEGKSRVKAVPIATLHVKSMPTVNLSSLDLHPPVTFRLKHGSGPVYVGAEHVALEEYSDEEMDEEVEEEEDIEESPVKKVTKNGAGKRKPEKAEDEETSDGENPPKKGKGRGRKAKV; encoded by the exons ATGAGCAAAACTGAAAAACCGCTTTCTACTCTTTGGG GTTGTGAACTCAGTGAATCGAATAAAGAAGAATCCTTTAAGACGGATGACACGAACCACCAACACCAGTTGGCGCTTAGAACG ATGTGTCTGGGTCACACCGCCAAAGATGAGTTCAATATTATCGAGTTGGTCACTGGCGAGGGCAAGAGTAGGGTGAAAGCTGTTCCAATAGCAACACTACATGTGAAATCCATGCCAacg GTAAATCTGTCTAGTTTGGATCTTCATCCACCAGTGACTTTTCGACTGAAGCACGGCTCTGGGCCTGTGTATGTCGGAGCGGAACATGTAGCCT TGGAGGAGTATTCTGATGAAGAGATGGATGAGGAAGTAGAAGAGGAGGAAGATATTGAAGAATCACCAGTAAAGAAAGTCACAAAAAACGGTGCTGGCAAG agaaaGCCAGAAAAGGCAGAAGATGA GGAAACCTCAGATGGGGAAAATCCACCTAAAAAG GGTAAAGGAAGGGGACGGAAGGCAAAGGTGTGA